The following nucleotide sequence is from Candidatus Cloacimonadota bacterium.
TCTTTTATTTGCTGAGAATAGCGATGAAAATGGAAAGCAGGCAAGATTTTCAAAATTTTTTAGGGATAAAAATTTTTCAGATGAAGCAATTGTCGTTGCATTGGCAACTTTGCCGATTTTCGAACTCAGAGGTTCGATACCTTGGGCGATTCATCATTACAAAATGCCCTGGCTCAAAGCCTATATTCTTTCTGTGATTGGCAATTTCTTACCAATTCCTTTCATCTTTTTCATCCTTAAATTCGGGCTGGATTTTTTCTCACGAATTCCTTTGTTTGCCAGATTTTTCGCATGGATTTTCAAAAGAACGAGAAAAAAAGGCGAGTTAATAAAAAAGTATGAAGCTCTTGGTTTGATCATGTTTGTGATGATTCCCTTGCCTATTACAGGCGGCTGGACCGGTAGTGTGGCTGCCTATCTATTTGAAGTAAAGTTTTTTCCTGCAATGCTTTGTATTCTCATAGGAATATGCTTTGCCGGTGTAATCGTTACTATTTTGAGTCTCTCTGGAATCTGGGGAGCACTTATTGCCTTAGCTGCCCTTATTTCGCTTTTGGTTGTCTGGGGAATAAATTTAATTCAGGAAAAAAAATCAAATATGTTAAAATCAACTGGAGAGTAGAATGAAATATTTTAAAAATCCCTTTACGAAAAAAAAGGTACGAAAATCTTCTGAAAAAGATGATTTGATCCAATTTTTGGCAAAAGTTTCCCTGTTTGAAAATTTGTCAAAAAATGACCGAAGAAACCTTTACGACTTTATTCATACTCGAAAATACAAATCGCAAGAAACAGTATTTAAAAAAGGCTATCCGAATATCGTTATGTATATCGTAAAAGACGGTGAGTTAAATACTTATTTGGATGATTCCTTGAAGGTGAGTGTTAAAACCCTAAAACCAATGGACTATTTTGGAGAAGTGGGCGTCTTTATTGATGAAACCCGCACTGCTACTATTGTGGCTGAAAAAAACTCCACTCTTCTTGCCATTTCCAAAAGGGATATGAAAAATTTCATGAATGAATTTCCCAAAGCTGGTAGCAAAATTTTGTATAAACTCGGCAAAATCCTTAGTCACCATCTAATTATTGCAAATAGAAAACTGGTCGAGAGGGATACTGAAATGAAAGAATTGGAAACTAAATTATTATCAAAAATGGAAGAATAGAATATGGAACGAATACGAATTTTTCGCTGGATTGTTATTTTCTTGGCATTAGTTGTAGCTGTCATTGGGATTTGGTTTTATCATTTTATTCTTAATTATGTAATTATTTCGTTCATATTTGCATACCTACTTTTCCCAATTATTAATTTTGCTTCAAAGCATGGTATTCCACGAAGCCTTACAATACTTATCATGTACGTTCTGATTCTCGGATTGATAATTATTGTTGTGAATGTTCTGATTCCACAAACCAAAAGGCAAGCTGAAGAAACTTCCCAATTAGTTGAAGTTGTTCAAAAAAAACTCATTGAGAATGAAAAACAGGATGGGAGGATGGACATACAGACAACTCTTGAATCAGTTGGTTTGGGGAATGTTGCCGTGTTTATTGAAGATCTCCAGAAACGATTCGCTTTTATTGAGATTGATAAATTCTTAAAAAAATTATTTGACCAATTAATCACTCTGATAGGTAGAATCCCGAAATTCCTTCTGGATTCTATCAGTGGGGTTATTAGCATTTTGGCATTCATCGTTGTTATTCCCTTTATTAGTTTTTTTATGATCAATGACGAAAGAAAATTAATGAAAACATTTTTTAGCTGGATACCTAATAGATTCTTTGAATTTTCTTTATATCTTTTCGAACAAATTGAGGATAGTTTCGGTAGGTTCTTCCGAGCTTTGCTTTTGGAAACAGTGATAATTTTCTTGCTAACATTTATCGGTTTGTTAATCTTAAAAATGCCCTATGCTCTTACCCTCGCTCTGATCGTGGGGCTCACTAATCCCATAAAATTTTTCGGACCGTTCATCGGATTCATTCCAATAATTTTAGTGATTCTTATTGGTCCTACCCCAGATATATTTTTATTATATACCACAATTCTAATAATTTTGATTCAGCAGTTTGACAGCAATGTTCTGTTTCCGTCTTTGGTTGGGAAAGGCTTGGGAATGCATCCTTTGTGGGTGCTTCTTACAGTAATTGCCGGAGGTTATGCATTTGGAATTGCCGGTTTGGTCTTTGCTGTCCCGGTAGTATTTCTTGTTAAAACAATAATCGTAGTTTCTGCAAATAGTCTAAAACAATTTGAAATTATTTAACCATTAACAAAAGGAGAATTTATGGCACGCTGGTCAACACTTGAAGGAAGTATTTACAAATTTACACAACCGGAAACTGAAGAACATTTCTTAAAAAATTTTTTTGAGAATCGAGCATTCATTCCGAAGACTGACAAAGAAAAGGAGGAATATCGTGATTTTTCTTTTGTAAGTAGCACGATGGCTCTCCTCGTTTATATCTCAGATGCAGACGGAACGATAAGTTCCAAAGAAAAAAAGATCATAATGGACGAACTCAAATTTCAACTTGAGCATAGGCATTTTGAATATGAAATTCTTCAAAAACAGATTGATCCTAAAGAGATGGAAATCCTAAATTCACTGTTTTCAAAATTTAAAATGGAAATCGAAGGTGGAATTTGCGATTTGGAAGAAATTATCCGGATTATCAACATGATCTACCAAAAAAATCCCTTTAAAAGAAATTTCATACTCCGCTTATGTTATTATGTGGGGTATGCAGATGAGAATTTACTATTCTCAGAACAAAACGCCATTAAGGATGTTGCAGATAAATTAATGATTTCGGCTGAAGATCAACAGAGAATCAAAACAGAAGTTAAGAATGAGCTAAATTTAAAGTAATTGATTCAATCTTTCTGTTGGATTATTAAAATTTTAGTCAGATTGATTCGTGTTTACATAAAAAAATATTCATACTAATTGACAGTAATTAGCATTATTTTTTCTGCGTAAGCAAAAAAAATATACTGGAGGATACATGTTCCAAAGTAACAAAGGAATTCAAGACTTGCTAAAGCAAGCCCAAAAGATGCAAAAAAAGATAAGCAAAAATCAGGAAGAACTAGCTAGCAAAACAGTGGAAGCTTCTGCCGGTGGTGGAATGGTAAAAGTGGTGATGAGCGGAAATCAAGAACTTCTCTCAATAAATATAGAAAAGGAAGTTGTGGACCCAGATGATGTGGAGATGCTTGAAGACCTAATTTTGGCCGCTCTTGAAGAAGGTAGGCAAAAAGTGAAAGAATTGATAGAATCTCAAATGTCTGGAATAGGGGGTGGGTTGAATATCCCCGGTTTAAATATATGAAAATTGAAGAGCATTTGGAAAATTTGAAAAATAGTTTTAAAAAACTTCCCGGAATCGGCAGTAAAACCGCTGAACGCCTTGCTTTTCACCTGATAAGTGGGAAAAAGCAGGAAGCAATTGATTTGGCAAGAACCATAACGGATTCGATCAATTCTATTCGTAAGTGCGATGTGTGTAATATGCTTTCTGCCCATAGCCCTTGCCAATTTTGTAGCAGTACGGAACGGCAAAACGATTTATTATGCGTAGTTGAACGAACTCAAGACGTCTATCTTTTGGAAAAAATCAATAATTTCAAGGGACGATATTTCGTGCTTGGGCATCTAATCTCACCCTTAGATGGAATCGGACCAAAAGAAATTGATTTTCCTCATTTGGAAAGTTTGGTAAAAGAAAGAAATGTAAGTGAATTGATTCTGGCAATTAATCCGAGTAGCGAAGGCGAATCAACGATGTCGTTTATTTCATCGAAATTAGAAAATGACAACCTAAAAATCACACGCTTGGCAACCGGACTCCCTGTTGGTGGCAATATAGAATTCACTACGTTAAAGACGTTACAAAACGCATTTAATCA
It contains:
- a CDS encoding YbaB/EbfC family nucleoid-associated protein translates to MFQSNKGIQDLLKQAQKMQKKISKNQEELASKTVEASAGGGMVKVVMSGNQELLSINIEKEVVDPDDVEMLEDLILAALEEGRQKVKELIESQMSGIGGGLNIPGLNI
- a CDS encoding small multi-drug export protein codes for the protein MVRVKVVAFILLLILLMSSLLFAENSDENGKQARFSKFFRDKNFSDEAIVVALATLPIFELRGSIPWAIHHYKMPWLKAYILSVIGNFLPIPFIFFILKFGLDFFSRIPLFARFFAWIFKRTRKKGELIKKYEALGLIMFVMIPLPITGGWTGSVAAYLFEVKFFPAMLCILIGICFAGVIVTILSLSGIWGALIALAALISLLVVWGINLIQEKKSNMLKSTGE
- the recR gene encoding recombination mediator RecR, encoding MKIEEHLENLKNSFKKLPGIGSKTAERLAFHLISGKKQEAIDLARTITDSINSIRKCDVCNMLSAHSPCQFCSSTERQNDLLCVVERTQDVYLLEKINNFKGRYFVLGHLISPLDGIGPKEIDFPHLESLVKERNVSELILAINPSSEGESTMSFISSKLENDNLKITRLATGLPVGGNIEFTTLKTLQNAFNHRQKI
- a CDS encoding cyclic nucleotide-binding domain-containing protein, with amino-acid sequence MKYFKNPFTKKKVRKSSEKDDLIQFLAKVSLFENLSKNDRRNLYDFIHTRKYKSQETVFKKGYPNIVMYIVKDGELNTYLDDSLKVSVKTLKPMDYFGEVGVFIDETRTATIVAEKNSTLLAISKRDMKNFMNEFPKAGSKILYKLGKILSHHLIIANRKLVERDTEMKELETKLLSKMEE
- a CDS encoding TerB family tellurite resistance protein, which translates into the protein MARWSTLEGSIYKFTQPETEEHFLKNFFENRAFIPKTDKEKEEYRDFSFVSSTMALLVYISDADGTISSKEKKIIMDELKFQLEHRHFEYEILQKQIDPKEMEILNSLFSKFKMEIEGGICDLEEIIRIINMIYQKNPFKRNFILRLCYYVGYADENLLFSEQNAIKDVADKLMISAEDQQRIKTEVKNELNLK
- a CDS encoding AI-2E family transporter, which translates into the protein MERIRIFRWIVIFLALVVAVIGIWFYHFILNYVIISFIFAYLLFPIINFASKHGIPRSLTILIMYVLILGLIIIVVNVLIPQTKRQAEETSQLVEVVQKKLIENEKQDGRMDIQTTLESVGLGNVAVFIEDLQKRFAFIEIDKFLKKLFDQLITLIGRIPKFLLDSISGVISILAFIVVIPFISFFMINDERKLMKTFFSWIPNRFFEFSLYLFEQIEDSFGRFFRALLLETVIIFLLTFIGLLILKMPYALTLALIVGLTNPIKFFGPFIGFIPIILVILIGPTPDIFLLYTTILIILIQQFDSNVLFPSLVGKGLGMHPLWVLLTVIAGGYAFGIAGLVFAVPVVFLVKTIIVVSANSLKQFEII